Proteins encoded by one window of Cylindrospermum stagnale PCC 7417:
- a CDS encoding GTP cyclohydrolase II — MPKQNSVSRHIVLTSHPSRFGPKPIAIQWGAADPMTRGPIIATLTQQGHRNVIGTHSGSYAVYRALAVASGALQSDHRADLTNTSPVEHIGPYSSWADPDKIVSLDPYGAIASEVFASYYKQGYDIRPTIAITKAHINMPELQYAVAKGRLQVDGKILKANGDLVVTKAAIEPVWYLPGIAKRFGITEAELRRALFEQTGGMFPELVTRTDLEVFLPPIGGLTVYIVGDLEAIADPSKPLALRVHDECNGSDVFGSDICTCRPYLAHGIEVCVQTAQAGGAGVIVYCRKEGRALGEVTKFLVYNARKRQAGGDRADAYFARTECVAGVQDMRFQELMPDVLHWLGITRIDRMVSMSNLKFNAITAAGIEIVERIAIPEDLIPDDARVEIEAKKAAGYFTTGDVLDADGLADLKGRGLDS; from the coding sequence ATGCCAAAGCAAAACAGCGTTTCCAGGCATATTGTGCTTACTTCCCATCCGAGTCGCTTTGGCCCGAAGCCGATCGCTATTCAATGGGGGGCAGCTGATCCGATGACACGGGGGCCGATTATTGCGACGCTGACTCAGCAGGGACACCGGAATGTAATTGGGACTCATTCTGGCAGTTATGCAGTTTATCGTGCTTTAGCTGTGGCTAGCGGGGCGCTACAATCGGATCACCGGGCGGATCTGACTAATACATCACCGGTGGAGCATATTGGCCCTTATTCTAGCTGGGCTGACCCTGATAAAATTGTATCCCTTGATCCTTATGGGGCGATCGCATCTGAGGTATTTGCTTCATATTACAAACAGGGCTATGATATCCGCCCGACAATCGCCATTACCAAGGCTCACATCAATATGCCAGAACTGCAATATGCTGTAGCTAAAGGGCGCTTGCAGGTGGATGGCAAGATTTTGAAGGCAAATGGCGATTTGGTCGTGACTAAAGCCGCTATTGAGCCAGTTTGGTATTTACCGGGAATCGCCAAGCGCTTTGGCATTACAGAAGCCGAGTTACGCCGGGCTTTATTTGAACAAACTGGGGGGATGTTCCCAGAACTGGTAACACGTACAGATTTGGAGGTGTTTTTACCACCAATTGGCGGGTTGACGGTGTATATTGTTGGTGATTTAGAGGCGATCGCCGATCCAAGCAAACCTCTAGCGTTGCGGGTACATGATGAATGCAACGGTTCTGATGTTTTTGGCTCAGATATTTGCACCTGTCGCCCTTATTTAGCACATGGCATTGAGGTGTGTGTGCAAACAGCCCAAGCAGGCGGTGCGGGTGTAATTGTCTATTGTCGCAAAGAAGGCCGCGCCTTGGGAGAAGTGACGAAATTCCTCGTTTATAATGCCCGCAAACGTCAAGCAGGTGGCGATCGCGCTGATGCCTATTTTGCCCGGACAGAATGCGTCGCAGGTGTCCAAGATATGCGCTTTCAGGAACTCATGCCGGATGTGTTGCATTGGTTGGGAATTACTCGGATTGATCGCATGGTGTCAATGAGTAATCTCAAGTTTAACGCTATCACTGCGGCAGGGATTGAGATTGTCGAAAGAATCGCTATTCCTGAAGATTTGATTCCTGACGATGCACGGGTAGAAATTGAAGCTAAAAAGGCTGCTGGTTATTTCACTACTGGTGATGTGTTAGATGCTGATGGTTTGGCTGATTTGAAGGGGCGGGGATTAGATTCTTAG
- the rtcA gene encoding RNA 3'-terminal phosphate cyclase: MIEIDGSYGEGGGQILRTSLSLAAITGHAIRIAGIRAGRPKPGLAPQHLTSVRAAARICQAQLRGDALGSMMLEFIPSSSVQAGNYTFDVKEAQPMGSAGAVTLILQTILLPLALATGDSQITLRGGTHVSFSPTIFYIQQVYLPMLQRMGIDAKIKLGAWGWHPQGGGEVKLLVSGGSQIEGINLLQRGDLQRVRGLAVVTELPAHIPQRMANRAENLLTAAGLKAAVQTLRETGVAAGAGIFLTAEYKNSLAGFGGLGRLRLTAEKVADMACEQLLKFHQTGAPVDEHLGDQLLLPAALASQESQYRVAEVSTHLTTNAAVIEQFGLARVTVDEGEKIVAVVPGSG; encoded by the coding sequence ATGATTGAAATTGACGGTTCCTACGGAGAGGGAGGAGGACAAATTCTCCGCACATCCCTGAGTCTAGCCGCCATCACAGGCCATGCAATACGCATAGCCGGCATCCGCGCCGGACGCCCAAAACCAGGACTAGCACCACAACACCTCACCTCAGTTCGCGCTGCGGCGAGAATTTGCCAGGCCCAGTTGCGGGGTGATGCTTTGGGTTCAATGATGCTAGAATTCATCCCCAGTAGTTCTGTACAAGCAGGAAATTACACCTTTGATGTCAAAGAAGCCCAACCAATGGGTTCCGCTGGGGCGGTTACGCTCATTTTACAAACCATCCTTTTACCTTTAGCCTTAGCAACAGGTGATTCTCAGATAACCTTACGGGGTGGAACTCATGTTAGCTTTAGCCCGACAATTTTCTATATTCAGCAAGTTTATTTGCCGATGTTGCAGCGCATGGGTATAGATGCAAAAATTAAGTTAGGCGCTTGGGGGTGGCATCCCCAAGGTGGGGGAGAAGTAAAGTTGCTTGTTAGTGGTGGTAGTCAAATTGAAGGCATTAATTTGCTGCAACGGGGAGATTTGCAGCGAGTGCGGGGACTAGCGGTGGTCACAGAATTACCTGCCCATATTCCCCAACGAATGGCGAATCGTGCCGAAAATTTGTTAACGGCAGCAGGATTAAAAGCTGCTGTCCAAACGTTGCGAGAAACAGGGGTAGCAGCAGGTGCGGGTATTTTCTTAACGGCAGAGTATAAAAATTCCTTGGCTGGGTTTGGTGGGTTGGGGCGGTTGCGCTTGACTGCGGAAAAGGTTGCAGACATGGCTTGTGAACAGTTGCTGAAGTTTCATCAAACCGGCGCACCTGTCGATGAACATTTAGGAGATCAGTTATTGTTACCCGCTGCTTTAGCCTCACAGGAAAGTCAATACCGGGTGGCTGAAGTGAGTACCCACTTAACGACAAATGCCGCCGTAATTGAGCAATTTGGCTTGGCGCGGGTAACGGTGGACGAAGGGGAAAAGATCGTGGCTGTAGTGCCTGGGAGTGGTTGA
- a CDS encoding URC4/urg3 family protein, with product MIAYLRSPVAIRERCGELFELVVEGKSRHFVCDLTRLAGVADYVIEVMRAEYPDLQVPFHSRWRHFQAGGVPRLTELNEVLAGLTPQEKAAAKFDLAIISVLLDAGAGHDWRYHEQETGLSFGRSEGLAVASFQMFCQGAFSGEGWLQVDAEKLQALTESELATGFQVNADNPLVGISGRLSLLQRLGEALVSAPHLFGDENPRPGNLVNYLLGKAENGQLAATTVFSAVLEGLSDIWPGRLEVAGVNLGDVWFHPDVADNNLVPFHKLSQWLTYSLLEPLQELGLTITGKDALTGLPEYRNGGLCLDLGLISAKYPEILHSSHSVASEIIVEWRALTVILLDLIAVTVRDKLGMSAEELPLVKILQGGTWTAGRKIAAELRTGGLPPIKIESDGTVF from the coding sequence ATGATTGCATATCTTCGTTCGCCGGTGGCGATTCGGGAACGTTGTGGGGAGTTGTTTGAGTTGGTGGTTGAGGGTAAGTCGCGTCATTTTGTTTGCGATTTGACGCGGTTGGCAGGGGTGGCGGATTATGTGATTGAGGTGATGAGGGCGGAATACCCGGATTTACAAGTTCCTTTTCACAGTCGTTGGCGGCATTTTCAGGCTGGGGGTGTGCCAAGATTAACTGAGTTGAATGAGGTGTTGGCGGGGTTAACGCCTCAAGAAAAGGCTGCTGCTAAGTTTGATTTGGCAATTATCAGTGTTTTGTTGGATGCGGGGGCGGGGCATGATTGGCGTTATCATGAACAGGAGACTGGTTTGAGTTTTGGGCGTTCTGAAGGTTTAGCTGTTGCTAGTTTCCAGATGTTTTGTCAAGGTGCTTTTTCTGGTGAAGGGTGGCTGCAAGTCGATGCTGAAAAATTGCAAGCGTTAACAGAATCAGAATTAGCAACTGGCTTTCAGGTAAATGCTGATAATCCTTTGGTGGGAATTTCTGGGCGGTTGAGTTTGTTGCAAAGGTTAGGTGAAGCTTTGGTGTCTGCACCTCATTTGTTTGGAGATGAAAACCCCCGTCCAGGAAATTTGGTAAATTATCTTTTGGGGAAAGCTGAAAATGGGCAGTTAGCAGCTACCACTGTATTTAGCGCCGTTCTGGAAGGATTGAGTGATATTTGGCCGGGAAGATTAGAAGTGGCTGGGGTAAATTTGGGGGATGTGTGGTTTCACCCAGATGTTGCTGATAATAATTTGGTGCCATTTCACAAGCTTTCCCAATGGTTGACATACTCTCTTTTGGAACCACTGCAAGAACTGGGTTTAACAATCACTGGAAAAGATGCCCTCACCGGATTACCAGAATATCGTAATGGCGGTTTATGTCTGGATTTGGGGTTAATCAGCGCTAAATATCCTGAGATTTTGCACTCATCTCACTCGGTGGCATCAGAAATTATAGTTGAATGGCGTGCCTTGACGGTGATTCTTTTGGATTTGATTGCTGTTACAGTCCGCGACAAGTTGGGAATGAGTGCTGAAGAATTACCCTTAGTTAAAATCCTCCAAGGGGGAACTTGGACGGCTGGGCGGAAAATTGCTGCTGAACTTCGCACGGGTGGTTTACCCCCGATAAAAATAGAAAGCGATGGTACTGTATTTTAA
- a CDS encoding ABC transporter permease, whose protein sequence is MIIKNRLHRLLPILSPLIAIASALIVGAILILLAGANPIVAYTALFQESLTTYFGFGNTLTKMTPLLFTSLGVLVALRGGQFNIGGEGQIYLGALGSALIGLYVQKLPALIHLPLALLAGFLFGAVWGGIPGYLKAKRGVNEVITTLLLNYIAMNLVSYLVQNPLKAPGAPSPYTSLIAQSARLPIILPQSLAHAGILLGLIAAGILWVLLGRSLLGYQITAVGFNSIAARYAGISVENTIMLVMGLAGGLAGLAGACEVMGLKYRLFESVSPGYGFDAIAIAFLSRGSVIGVVLNSLFFASLRSGANVMQRSAGVPVTVVYAIQGLTVLFIAISLAVERRVNNSKLKIKN, encoded by the coding sequence ATGATCATCAAAAATCGGCTTCACAGACTGCTACCAATTTTATCACCGCTAATTGCGATCGCATCTGCCCTAATTGTCGGCGCAATTCTCATTCTACTCGCTGGGGCAAATCCCATCGTCGCTTACACCGCTTTATTTCAAGAATCCCTTACCACCTACTTTGGCTTTGGTAACACCTTGACCAAAATGACACCATTGTTATTCACCAGTTTAGGGGTGTTGGTGGCGTTGCGTGGCGGTCAATTTAATATTGGTGGAGAAGGGCAAATTTATCTTGGTGCCTTGGGAAGTGCTTTGATTGGGTTATATGTGCAGAAATTACCTGCTTTGATTCATCTTCCTTTAGCGTTGTTGGCGGGGTTTCTGTTTGGTGCCGTTTGGGGGGGAATTCCCGGTTATCTGAAAGCCAAGCGGGGGGTAAATGAGGTGATTACCACCTTGCTGCTAAATTATATCGCGATGAATTTAGTGAGTTATTTGGTGCAAAATCCGTTGAAAGCACCTGGTGCGCCGAGTCCTTATACGTCATTGATTGCCCAATCTGCCCGTCTACCGATTATTTTACCCCAGAGTCTTGCCCATGCAGGGATATTGCTGGGGTTAATCGCCGCCGGGATTTTGTGGGTGTTGCTGGGGCGATCGCTTTTAGGATACCAAATTACCGCCGTCGGATTTAACTCTATCGCCGCCCGTTATGCTGGTATATCAGTAGAAAACACCATTATGCTGGTGATGGGATTAGCTGGGGGTTTGGCGGGGTTAGCGGGTGCTTGTGAAGTCATGGGGTTGAAATATCGGCTGTTTGAGTCGGTGTCACCGGGTTATGGATTTGATGCGATCGCGATCGCTTTTTTAAGTCGTGGTAGTGTGATCGGTGTGGTGTTAAATTCCCTATTTTTTGCCTCCCTTCGCAGTGGTGCTAATGTCATGCAACGCAGCGCCGGTGTTCCCGTAACTGTAGTTTATGCCATTCAAGGTTTAACCGTGTTATTTATTGCCATCAGTCTCGCCGTAGAAAGACGGGTGAACAATTCAAAATTAAAAATTAAAAATTAA
- the upp gene encoding uracil phosphoribosyltransferase — translation MYNQVILIEHPLIQHKLTLMRKADTSTTKFRNLLKEISLLLAYEVTRDLPLKYEAIKTPLAPMNAPVLAPDKKLVLVSVMRAGQGILDGMLELMPTARVGHIGLYRDPKTLIPIEYYFKIPEDVEKRDMLVVDPMLATGNSAVAAVERLKSTNPLSIKFVCLLAAPEGIEHFCAVHPDVPLYTAAIDDHLDEHGYIIPGLGDAGDRLFGTK, via the coding sequence ATGTATAATCAAGTAATACTAATTGAACATCCATTAATTCAGCACAAACTCACGCTGATGCGAAAAGCTGACACCAGCACAACGAAATTTCGTAATCTTCTCAAAGAAATTAGTTTGTTGTTGGCTTACGAAGTAACGCGAGATTTGCCGCTGAAATATGAAGCGATTAAAACACCTTTAGCGCCGATGAATGCGCCAGTATTAGCACCTGATAAAAAGCTGGTTTTAGTTTCTGTGATGCGGGCGGGGCAAGGAATTTTAGATGGGATGCTGGAATTGATGCCAACTGCACGGGTGGGGCATATTGGTTTATATCGTGATCCGAAAACATTGATTCCAATTGAGTATTATTTCAAAATTCCTGAAGATGTGGAAAAGCGAGATATGTTGGTGGTAGATCCGATGTTGGCAACTGGTAACTCTGCTGTGGCGGCGGTGGAAAGACTAAAATCAACTAATCCCTTATCGATTAAGTTTGTCTGTTTACTCGCTGCACCGGAAGGGATTGAGCATTTCTGTGCTGTTCACCCAGATGTCCCACTATATACTGCGGCGATTGATGACCATTTGGATGAACATGGTTATATTATTCCCGGTTTGGGGGATGCAGGCGATCGCTTATTTGGGACAAAATAA
- a CDS encoding tetratricopeptide repeat protein: MDSLSITSLLEDLKNPDVSVREQATRKIWRIWFQQKGIYGLEKIDHSQKLLDAGEIAEAEKLLTELIQQQPDFAEAWNRRAFLYYSIGNYKKSLADCQMVIQINPVHFGALHGMGLCYAALKEYGAAIQAFQRALKIQPYSLVNQKLILECTLRLS, encoded by the coding sequence ATGGATTCTTTATCTATCACTTCCTTACTTGAAGACTTGAAAAATCCCGATGTCTCAGTTCGTGAGCAAGCCACCAGAAAAATCTGGCGGATTTGGTTCCAGCAAAAGGGAATATATGGGCTAGAAAAAATTGATCATAGTCAAAAATTGCTGGATGCTGGGGAAATTGCCGAAGCCGAGAAATTACTTACAGAACTGATCCAACAACAACCAGATTTTGCTGAAGCCTGGAATCGCCGTGCTTTTCTCTACTACAGCATTGGCAATTATAAAAAATCTCTGGCGGATTGTCAGATGGTGATCCAAATAAATCCAGTACATTTTGGGGCGCTTCATGGCATGGGTTTGTGTTATGCAGCACTGAAAGAATATGGTGCAGCTATCCAAGCTTTTCAGCGCGCTTTAAAAATTCAACCCTATTCTCTAGTAAATCAAAAATTGATTTTAGAATGTACACTTAGACTCAGCTAA
- a CDS encoding ABC transporter permease: MNHLNFFSDYLIASLHLAVPLAFATLGGLYSERSGVLNIALEGMLLTGAFTSAAATFYTGNAWLGMFAALIAGGLVGLLHAFLSVSLLVDQLVSGLAINLLAAGMTSFLARLVFSGASTQRLPGIEAIKIPGLADIPLIGTLLFQQDIFVYLLLLLIALTRYILFHTSFGLTLRAVGEYPQAADTSGVKVPLVRYGAVIIGGCLASLGGAYLTLVQVRFFAEGMSAGKGFMAIAALIFGRWHPIGSSLACLLFGATEALQLRIQAMGVNIPYQFLLMLPYAIAILALVGLAGKSTPPKALGVPYIKGERQ; encoded by the coding sequence ATGAATCACCTCAACTTCTTCTCTGATTACCTGATTGCTAGCTTACATCTAGCTGTACCCCTAGCATTCGCCACTTTGGGGGGACTTTACTCGGAACGTTCAGGGGTGTTAAACATTGCCCTGGAAGGAATGTTGTTAACTGGTGCTTTTACTAGCGCTGCTGCCACCTTTTACACTGGTAATGCTTGGTTGGGGATGTTCGCCGCCTTAATTGCTGGGGGTTTGGTGGGTTTACTTCATGCTTTTTTAAGTGTCAGTTTGCTTGTTGATCAGTTAGTGTCAGGGTTAGCGATTAATCTTTTGGCTGCGGGGATGACATCGTTTTTGGCGCGGCTGGTGTTTAGCGGTGCTAGCACCCAAAGATTACCAGGAATTGAGGCGATAAAAATTCCCGGTTTGGCGGATATTCCCTTAATTGGAACTCTGCTATTTCAACAAGATATTTTTGTTTATTTACTGTTGCTGTTAATTGCCTTAACTAGATATATTTTATTTCACACCAGCTTTGGTTTAACCTTGCGGGCGGTGGGGGAATATCCTCAAGCTGCTGATACATCTGGGGTAAAAGTGCCATTGGTGCGTTATGGCGCCGTGATTATTGGTGGCTGTCTTGCCAGTTTGGGGGGTGCTTATTTAACTTTAGTACAGGTGAGATTTTTTGCCGAGGGGATGAGTGCTGGTAAAGGATTTATGGCGATCGCTGCTTTAATCTTTGGTAGGTGGCATCCTATAGGTAGTAGTTTAGCTTGTTTGCTGTTTGGGGCGACAGAAGCGTTGCAACTGCGAATTCAGGCAATGGGTGTAAATATTCCCTATCAGTTTTTGCTCATGTTGCCTTATGCGATCGCTATTTTAGCCTTAGTGGGGTTAGCGGGCAAATCCACACCCCCAAAGGCTTTAGGCGTTCCCTACATTAAAGGCGAACGGCAATAA